A genomic window from Chitinophaga pollutisoli includes:
- a CDS encoding ABC transporter ATP-binding protein, which yields MEKRRIIEVRDLVKTYGDFTAVKGISFDVYENEVFGLLGPNGAGKSTTLEIIETLRQKTAGSVMVAGIDLDKDPEAIKQIIGVQLQTSGYYPNLNLVELIELFGGLYNQPVDPMALLREFNLEDKAKAKFKALSGGQKQRFSIATTLINRPRIIFLDEPTTGLDPQARRNLWTLIQQVRANGTTVVITTHYMDEAEFLCDRCAIVDSGRIIAIDSPDALIDQLVAGGFERKKEVKKASLEDVFIHLTGKDLRED from the coding sequence ATGGAAAAACGCAGGATTATCGAAGTGAGGGACCTGGTGAAGACGTACGGGGATTTTACCGCCGTGAAAGGGATCAGCTTCGATGTGTATGAGAACGAAGTCTTCGGGCTGTTGGGCCCCAACGGCGCGGGCAAGTCCACCACGCTGGAGATCATCGAAACCCTCCGCCAGAAAACGGCCGGCAGCGTGATGGTAGCCGGCATCGACCTGGATAAGGACCCGGAAGCTATCAAGCAGATCATCGGCGTGCAGCTGCAAACCTCGGGCTACTACCCGAACCTCAACCTGGTAGAGCTGATCGAACTGTTTGGCGGCCTGTACAACCAGCCGGTAGACCCCATGGCCCTGCTGCGGGAGTTCAACCTGGAAGACAAAGCCAAAGCCAAATTCAAAGCGCTTTCAGGCGGCCAGAAGCAGCGTTTTTCCATCGCCACCACCCTTATCAACCGCCCCCGCATCATTTTCCTGGACGAGCCCACCACCGGCCTCGACCCGCAGGCGCGGCGCAACCTCTGGACGCTCATCCAGCAGGTAAGGGCCAATGGCACCACCGTGGTGATCACCACGCATTACATGGATGAGGCGGAATTCCTCTGCGACCGCTGCGCCATCGTAGACAGCGGCCGCATCATCGCCATCGATTCGCCCGACGCGCTGATCGACCAGCTCGTGGCAGGCGGTTTCGAAAGAAAGAAAGAAGTGAAGAAGGCCAGCCTGGAAGACGTGTTCATCCACCTGACCGGGAAGGATTTGCGGGAAGACTGA
- a CDS encoding CAP domain-containing protein, with product MFNQRYCKILFIAAAVMTASQASACSKSVSGNTSATERPARNEASMEEDILFFVNKFRRTKGLKPLELNSVLSKEARGHSKAMASGKTGFGHDGFESRIDDISKSIGTVRAAAENVAYGNLSAEAVVDGWIKSPGHRKNMLGDFNLIGIGTAKGKGNIVFFTQIFVNKPAAQAKK from the coding sequence ATGTTTAACCAACGTTATTGCAAGATCCTTTTTATCGCCGCCGCCGTTATGACCGCTTCGCAGGCTTCGGCCTGCAGCAAATCCGTGTCAGGCAACACTTCGGCTACGGAGCGCCCCGCCCGCAACGAGGCCAGCATGGAGGAGGATATCCTCTTCTTTGTGAACAAGTTCCGCCGCACCAAAGGGCTGAAGCCCCTGGAACTCAATAGCGTCCTGAGCAAGGAGGCGCGCGGGCACAGCAAGGCCATGGCCAGCGGGAAAACCGGCTTCGGGCATGATGGCTTTGAATCGCGGATCGATGATATTTCCAAATCCATCGGTACGGTCCGCGCCGCCGCGGAGAACGTAGCTTACGGGAACCTCAGCGCGGAAGCCGTGGTAGACGGGTGGATTAAAAGCCCCGGCCACCGGAAGAACATGCTCGGCGATTTCAACCTGATCGGCATCGGCACCGCCAAAGGCAAAGGGAACATCGTTTTCTTCACCCAGATATTCGTCAACAAACCCGCCGCGCAGGCGAAAAAATAA
- the fbp gene encoding class 1 fructose-bisphosphatase produces the protein MKFNRQVMNLDEFTIQDLKNYPGATGQLSGLLRDIGLAAKRVNVEVNKAGIADILGEAGKTNVQGEAVKKLDEFANDQIINSLASSIYCAGVASEENDTFISFNDEYSMNSKYVVLMDPLDGSGNIDVNVSIGTIFSVYRRLSPNGTPCTLEDFLQPGSQQIAAGYIIYGSSTMLVYATRRTLQGFTLDPSIGEFCLSHPDLKVPEDSDIFSVNMGYYHLYDEKVRNAVDLFMATDAKQKIYRHRFVGCMVAEIHRTLIQGGIFMYPAFGKYTNGRLRLCYECNPMSFIMEKAGGRSISAGNQRLLDVKPTELHERIPIFIGSAGMVTKVEEALR, from the coding sequence ATGAAATTCAACCGCCAAGTGATGAACCTGGATGAGTTCACGATCCAGGACCTGAAAAACTATCCCGGCGCTACCGGCCAGCTGTCTGGCCTCCTGCGCGACATTGGCCTGGCCGCTAAACGCGTTAACGTCGAGGTCAACAAAGCCGGTATCGCCGATATCCTCGGGGAAGCTGGCAAAACCAACGTCCAGGGCGAAGCCGTCAAAAAACTCGACGAATTCGCCAACGACCAGATCATCAATTCCCTGGCCAGCTCCATTTACTGCGCCGGCGTAGCTTCTGAAGAAAACGACACCTTTATCAGCTTCAACGACGAGTATTCCATGAACTCGAAATACGTGGTGCTCATGGACCCGCTCGACGGCTCCGGCAACATCGACGTGAACGTGTCCATCGGCACCATCTTTTCCGTATACCGCCGCCTGTCGCCCAACGGTACGCCCTGTACCCTGGAAGACTTCCTGCAACCGGGCTCCCAGCAGATCGCGGCCGGTTACATCATCTACGGCTCGTCCACCATGCTGGTATACGCCACGCGCCGTACCCTCCAGGGCTTCACGCTGGACCCCTCCATCGGGGAATTCTGCCTGTCGCACCCCGACCTGAAAGTGCCGGAGGACAGCGATATCTTCTCCGTCAACATGGGATATTACCACCTGTACGACGAAAAAGTGCGCAACGCCGTCGATCTTTTCATGGCCACCGACGCCAAACAGAAGATTTATCGCCACCGTTTCGTGGGCTGCATGGTCGCGGAAATCCACCGTACCCTCATCCAGGGCGGCATTTTCATGTACCCCGCTTTCGGCAAATACACCAACGGGCGGTTGCGCCTCTGTTACGAATGCAATCCCATGTCGTTTATCATGGAAAAGGCGGGCGGCAGGTCTATTTCCGCCGGTAACCAGCGGCTGCTGGACGTTAAGCCTACCGAGCTGCACGAAAGGATACCCATTTTCATCGGGTCTGCCGGTATGGTAACGAAAGTGGAGGAAGCCTTACGGTAG
- a CDS encoding aspartate kinase, which translates to MKVFKFGGASLETIERIQQVGKIIEANASGKLLVVISAMGKTTNELEKVAQNYFMRKREIAAQLLFNVEQQHKDIAAALLGTKEHPLFTQLQQFFTEAEWTLGEKPHRNYDYYYDQLVGLGELLSTAIVSAYFNQVGIQNTWVDVRDVFRTDDNFRDANINWEITELQVNQKVLPLFNTANIVIAQGFIGSTDQNESVTLGREGSDFSAAVFANLLNAESQTIWKDVTGLKNADPKLFPNTVDIPEIAYSEVIEMAYYGAQVIHPKTIKPLQNKQIPLYVKCFLDMHLPGTVIRQDVDGRKLPPIIVLKKNQVLISITSRDFSFITEDKISEIYEIFHDKKIKINLTQNAAITFSCSIDHNPEKIELLIKALHTGYRINYDEGLELLTVRHYQNGLIDELTKNRKVLLEQRSASTIQMVLK; encoded by the coding sequence ATGAAGGTTTTCAAATTTGGCGGCGCAAGTTTAGAAACTATTGAGCGCATCCAGCAGGTAGGAAAAATCATCGAAGCCAATGCTTCCGGTAAGTTACTGGTGGTGATATCGGCGATGGGCAAAACGACCAACGAACTGGAGAAGGTGGCCCAGAATTACTTCATGCGCAAGCGGGAGATCGCCGCGCAGTTGCTTTTCAACGTGGAGCAGCAGCACAAAGATATCGCCGCGGCGCTCCTCGGCACGAAGGAGCACCCGCTCTTCACGCAACTCCAGCAGTTCTTCACCGAAGCCGAATGGACACTCGGCGAAAAGCCCCACCGCAATTATGATTACTACTACGACCAGCTGGTAGGCCTCGGCGAATTGCTCAGCACCGCCATCGTGAGCGCTTACTTCAACCAGGTTGGCATTCAAAATACCTGGGTGGATGTGCGCGACGTATTCCGGACCGACGATAACTTCCGCGACGCCAACATCAACTGGGAAATCACCGAACTGCAGGTGAACCAGAAGGTGCTGCCGCTGTTCAATACCGCCAACATCGTGATTGCGCAAGGCTTTATCGGCAGTACGGACCAAAACGAAAGCGTGACGCTCGGCCGCGAAGGGAGCGACTTTTCCGCCGCCGTGTTCGCCAACCTCCTCAACGCCGAAAGCCAGACGATCTGGAAAGACGTGACCGGCCTCAAAAACGCCGATCCCAAACTTTTCCCGAATACTGTCGACATCCCCGAGATCGCCTACAGCGAGGTGATCGAAATGGCGTATTACGGCGCGCAGGTGATTCACCCCAAAACCATCAAGCCGCTGCAGAACAAGCAGATCCCTTTATACGTGAAATGTTTCCTGGACATGCACCTGCCCGGCACCGTGATCCGCCAGGATGTGGACGGCCGCAAGCTGCCACCGATCATCGTGCTGAAAAAGAACCAGGTGCTCATTTCCATCACTTCCCGCGACTTCTCCTTCATCACCGAAGATAAAATCAGCGAGATCTATGAAATCTTCCATGATAAGAAGATCAAGATCAACCTGACCCAGAACGCGGCCATTACCTTCTCCTGCTCCATCGACCACAACCCGGAGAAAATCGAGCTCCTCATCAAGGCGCTCCACACCGGCTACCGGATCAATTACGATGAAGGGTTGGAGCTGCTGACCGTTAGGCACTACCAAAACGGCCTGATCGACGAACTGACCAAAAACCGCAAAGTGCTCCTGGAACAACGCTCCGCCAGCACGATCCAGATGGTGCTGAAATAA
- a CDS encoding carboxypeptidase regulatory-like domain-containing protein: MLSKLRTLGTALLLSCLLPAAVTAQQGGASITGAVSSSKNEPLPGVSVEVKTADGQRKGTATDASGRFRLSGLPAGAPVTITFSFIGFEPQSITGKTLKAGDNTLPNVILSENDKKLNELVVVGYGTQKK, translated from the coding sequence ATGCTTAGCAAGCTCAGAACACTAGGGACAGCGTTGCTGCTGTCCTGCCTCCTGCCTGCGGCCGTAACGGCGCAGCAAGGCGGAGCCTCGATCACGGGGGCCGTATCGAGTTCGAAAAACGAACCGCTACCAGGCGTCTCCGTTGAAGTAAAAACCGCCGACGGCCAGCGCAAAGGAACCGCCACCGACGCCTCCGGCAGGTTCCGCCTCTCAGGCCTCCCCGCAGGCGCGCCCGTCACCATCACCTTCAGCTTTATCGGTTTCGAACCGCAATCGATTACCGGTAAAACCCTCAAAGCAGGCGACAACACCCTTCCCAACGTCATCCTCTCCGAGAACGACAAAAAACTCAATGAGCTCGTGGTAGTGGGCTACGGCACCCAGAAAAAGTGA
- a CDS encoding TonB-dependent receptor: MNLTGAVSQVDAKVLESRPVANITQAIQGAIPNLNVSFGDGRPGSTGKFNVRGNNPLSTGAPLVLIDGVPGSMNNINPRDVETITVLKDASSAAIYGARAAFGVILVTTKAAKKGKLTVNYGNNFSNSRSTVSTNFITDGYTSAMLNDEAFLRATGNTYTRYTDEDYEELKKRQTDKSLPDVVIDNRNGKDQYVYYGNTDWWRVMFRDNQPGMEHNLSLSGGTEKVDFLLSGRYYQKKGMMRINQDKYEAYNMRTKITVRANDWLTFTNNTQFNIANYTYPGWGVNSNFVSVTVHALPSYLPQNPDGTATYRTELNNYTIGDGIYADLLHGKSKGIERFNELMTTFGTTIKLSDHINLIGNYTFTLNPARDNDLPTSTTYRRAVAPWSIFPGVIDKVGSDYLTEETNNDQYHVVNAYGEYSRGFGRHNVKFMAGYNQELKQFKRVNARRGDLLSESLNDISLGSSDAIVGGYQSEWALLGFFARANYDYKGKYLVEFNGRYDGTSRFPKNDRFGFFPSVSAGWRVSEEMFFEPVKNALSDLKFRASYGTLGNQQVATYGYIPVLSRGTLDWIANNKRVEYLTAPGAISPNLTWEKTTSWNVGMDAGLFQNRLNVNFDYYIRDTRDMLTKGMTLPAVFGTAEPRENAADLRTKGFELNISYNNQFDLAGKPFLFNVGANLSDFYSVVTKFDNPKKLLSDYIVGQRYGDMWGYVTDGYFASDDEAKAWKVDQRQVGSNIASAPGEWGQLRAGDLRFKDLNGDGKINNGLNTLDNPGDLVKVGNNQIRYPYGFNGGASWNGFDLSFFFQGIGKKDWYPGANADKFWGPYSRPYYSFIPADFEEKVWTPENPNAYFPRLRGYIALNGNNPLTNTNDKYIQDLAYLRLKNLTIGYSLPDHILKRAKLTRCRFYISGDNLVTWTKLETKYIDPEMAAAETNGRVYPFSKTFSFGLDLSF; this comes from the coding sequence GTGAACCTCACCGGCGCGGTGAGCCAGGTGGACGCAAAAGTACTGGAAAGCCGACCAGTCGCGAATATCACCCAGGCCATCCAGGGCGCCATCCCCAACCTGAACGTATCGTTCGGAGATGGCCGCCCCGGCAGCACGGGTAAGTTCAATGTCCGCGGCAACAACCCCCTCAGCACCGGCGCGCCGCTGGTACTGATCGACGGGGTGCCCGGATCCATGAACAACATCAACCCGCGCGACGTAGAAACCATCACCGTCCTGAAAGACGCTTCCTCCGCCGCCATCTACGGCGCCAGGGCCGCTTTCGGCGTGATACTGGTGACCACCAAGGCCGCGAAGAAAGGGAAGCTCACCGTCAACTACGGCAACAACTTCTCCAATTCCCGGTCCACCGTATCCACCAACTTCATCACCGACGGATACACCTCCGCGATGCTGAACGACGAGGCCTTCCTCCGCGCTACCGGCAACACCTACACCCGGTACACCGACGAAGATTATGAAGAACTGAAAAAACGCCAGACCGATAAATCCCTGCCCGATGTGGTGATCGACAACCGCAACGGTAAAGATCAATACGTGTATTATGGCAACACCGACTGGTGGCGCGTCATGTTCCGCGATAACCAGCCCGGCATGGAGCATAACCTCAGCCTGTCCGGCGGTACCGAGAAGGTGGACTTCCTCCTCTCCGGCCGTTACTACCAGAAGAAAGGGATGATGCGCATCAACCAGGACAAATACGAAGCGTACAACATGCGCACGAAAATTACCGTGCGCGCCAACGACTGGCTGACGTTCACCAACAACACGCAGTTCAACATCGCCAACTACACCTATCCGGGTTGGGGCGTGAACAGCAACTTCGTGTCGGTGACCGTGCACGCGCTGCCCTCCTACCTTCCCCAGAACCCCGACGGTACGGCAACCTACCGCACGGAACTGAACAACTACACCATCGGCGACGGTATTTACGCCGACCTGCTGCATGGTAAATCGAAAGGGATCGAGCGGTTCAATGAGCTGATGACGACCTTCGGCACCACCATCAAACTGAGCGATCACATCAACCTGATCGGCAACTATACGTTTACGCTGAACCCCGCGCGCGATAACGATCTGCCGACGTCTACCACGTATCGCAGAGCAGTGGCGCCCTGGTCGATCTTCCCCGGGGTGATCGATAAAGTGGGCAGCGATTACCTGACCGAAGAAACCAATAACGACCAATATCACGTAGTGAACGCTTACGGCGAATACAGCCGTGGTTTCGGCCGCCATAATGTGAAGTTCATGGCGGGTTACAACCAGGAACTGAAGCAGTTCAAGCGCGTGAACGCACGCCGCGGCGACCTGCTGTCGGAAAGCCTGAACGACATCAGCCTCGGTTCCTCTGACGCCATCGTGGGTGGTTACCAAAGCGAATGGGCGCTGCTGGGCTTCTTCGCGCGCGCCAACTACGACTACAAAGGCAAGTACCTTGTAGAATTCAATGGCCGGTATGACGGTACCAGCCGTTTCCCAAAGAATGACCGTTTCGGTTTCTTTCCCTCCGTCTCAGCAGGCTGGCGCGTGAGCGAGGAGATGTTCTTCGAGCCGGTGAAAAACGCCCTGAGCGACCTTAAATTCCGTGCGTCTTATGGTACGCTGGGCAACCAGCAGGTGGCTACATATGGGTACATCCCGGTGCTGTCGCGTGGTACGCTCGACTGGATCGCCAACAACAAACGCGTGGAATACCTCACGGCGCCGGGCGCCATTTCCCCGAACCTGACCTGGGAGAAAACGACTTCCTGGAACGTGGGCATGGATGCGGGATTGTTCCAGAACCGGTTGAACGTAAACTTCGACTACTACATCCGCGACACGCGCGACATGCTGACCAAAGGGATGACCTTGCCGGCGGTGTTTGGTACGGCGGAGCCGCGGGAAAATGCGGCGGACCTGCGGACGAAAGGCTTCGAGCTGAACATTTCCTACAACAACCAGTTCGACCTCGCCGGGAAGCCCTTCCTGTTTAACGTAGGCGCCAACCTCAGCGATTTCTATTCCGTGGTGACGAAATTCGACAACCCGAAGAAACTCCTGTCTGATTACATTGTAGGCCAGCGTTACGGTGATATGTGGGGATATGTGACGGATGGATATTTTGCCAGCGACGATGAGGCGAAAGCCTGGAAAGTGGACCAGCGGCAGGTGGGCTCCAACATCGCGAGCGCACCGGGCGAATGGGGCCAGCTACGCGCAGGCGACCTCCGGTTCAAAGACCTGAACGGCGACGGAAAAATCAACAACGGATTAAACACCCTCGACAACCCGGGCGACCTCGTGAAAGTAGGTAACAACCAGATCCGCTATCCCTATGGGTTTAATGGCGGCGCGAGCTGGAACGGCTTCGACCTGTCATTCTTCTTCCAGGGCATCGGCAAAAAAGACTGGTATCCCGGCGCCAACGCCGACAAGTTCTGGGGACCGTATTCCCGGCCATATTACTCCTTCATCCCGGCTGATTTCGAGGAAAAGGTGTGGACGCCGGAAAACCCCAACGCCTACTTCCCCCGCCTTCGCGGTTACATCGCCCTGAATGGGAACAACCCGCTGACCAACACGAACGATAAATACATCCAGGACCTGGCGTATCTCCGCCTGAAGAACCTCACCATTGGTTATTCGCTGCCCGACCATATCCTGAAACGCGCGAAGCTGACCCGCTGCCGGTTCTACATCAGCGGCGACAACCTCGTGACCTGGACCAAGCTTGAAACGAAATACATCGATCCGGAGATGGCCGCCGCCGAAACCAACGGCCGCGTATATCCCTTCTCCAAAACCTTCTCTTTCGGCCTGGACCTGAGTTTCTAA
- a CDS encoding RagB/SusD family nutrient uptake outer membrane protein — translation MKKHIAALMIAGAGLFASCSGFLDRQPLADIPPDQYFNSEKELEIYTNSFYSAFPNAEGVYNEDIDNVVKNSLSDLIIGRRTVPVTGGNWTWTELRKINYFLANYNKNVPEKDGAKHAAVAKFFRAYFYFDKVVRFGDVPWVNEVIEQLDTTGLKRPRDPRKLVMDSVLKDIDYAIANLPANVDPSKVTKWTALALKSRLCLFEGTYRKYHHTQIDSAGAARFLKECVSASEALMAGPYSIYRTTPEKSYLELFASQTPIPQEIILARSFSNDLQIWHNLNYYTITSSYGKPGLDKQLVNSYLMNDGTPFTDIPGYDTITFYNETRNRDPRLSQTVRTPGYTRIGSTNILPPDFGATVTGYQLIKYVTDQTSDSYNRSTNAMPIFRYAEVLLNFAEAKAELGDIAGSQDNLTQADLDRSVKLLRDRVGMPGLSLSAANTTPDPYMIQQYPKVTAGHKNRGVVLEIRRERRIELVMESFRWNDLLRWMEGAAMKRPFKGMYFTGPGMFDLDQNGSFDIAIYEGTKPTNPVPGVAYYKLGSEIVLENNAAGGNVVINRSTVKNFDEEKDYLQPIPIQERQLNPKLTQNPKWDDGIK, via the coding sequence ATGAAAAAACATATTGCAGCTTTGATGATCGCCGGCGCGGGACTGTTCGCCTCCTGCAGCGGCTTCCTCGACCGCCAGCCCCTGGCCGACATTCCGCCGGACCAATACTTCAACAGCGAAAAAGAACTGGAGATCTACACCAATTCTTTTTACAGCGCATTTCCCAATGCGGAAGGCGTGTATAACGAAGACATCGACAACGTCGTGAAGAACAGTTTGTCGGATCTGATCATCGGCCGCCGCACGGTGCCGGTTACCGGTGGCAACTGGACGTGGACGGAATTGCGGAAGATCAATTACTTCCTTGCCAACTACAATAAAAACGTACCCGAGAAAGATGGCGCCAAACACGCCGCGGTAGCCAAATTCTTCCGTGCTTACTTTTATTTCGACAAAGTGGTGCGCTTCGGCGATGTTCCCTGGGTCAACGAAGTGATCGAGCAGCTGGACACCACCGGCCTGAAGCGGCCGCGTGATCCCCGCAAGCTCGTGATGGATTCCGTATTAAAAGACATCGACTATGCCATCGCCAACCTGCCCGCCAACGTGGATCCTTCCAAAGTTACCAAATGGACTGCGCTGGCCTTGAAAAGCCGGCTTTGCCTGTTCGAAGGCACTTACCGGAAGTATCACCACACGCAGATCGATTCCGCCGGGGCGGCGCGTTTCCTGAAAGAATGCGTATCTGCGAGCGAAGCGCTGATGGCGGGCCCTTACAGCATTTACCGGACTACGCCAGAGAAGTCGTACCTCGAATTGTTCGCTTCGCAGACGCCTATACCGCAGGAGATTATCCTGGCGCGGAGCTTCAGTAACGATTTGCAAATCTGGCATAACCTGAACTACTACACGATCACGTCCTCCTACGGAAAGCCCGGTCTCGATAAACAGCTGGTGAATTCCTACCTGATGAACGACGGAACGCCTTTCACTGACATTCCCGGCTACGACACCATCACCTTCTACAACGAAACGCGCAACCGCGATCCCCGTTTGTCGCAAACGGTGCGCACGCCCGGGTACACCCGCATCGGCAGCACCAATATCCTGCCGCCCGATTTCGGTGCCACGGTTACCGGCTACCAGTTGATCAAGTATGTGACGGACCAGACCTCCGACTCTTACAATCGCTCCACCAACGCGATGCCGATTTTCCGTTACGCGGAAGTATTGCTCAACTTCGCCGAAGCCAAAGCTGAGCTGGGCGATATTGCGGGCTCGCAAGACAACCTCACGCAGGCAGATCTCGACAGGTCCGTTAAGCTGCTGCGCGATCGTGTGGGCATGCCAGGCCTGAGCCTTTCCGCCGCCAATACCACGCCGGACCCTTACATGATCCAACAATATCCTAAAGTGACGGCCGGCCATAAGAACCGCGGCGTTGTTCTGGAAATCCGCCGTGAGCGGAGAATTGAACTGGTAATGGAATCGTTCCGGTGGAATGACCTGCTCCGCTGGATGGAAGGCGCCGCCATGAAGCGCCCCTTTAAAGGCATGTATTTCACCGGTCCGGGTATGTTCGATCTGGATCAGAACGGTTCGTTCGACATCGCGATCTACGAAGGCACCAAACCCACCAATCCCGTTCCCGGCGTTGCTTATTACAAGCTGGGCAGCGAGATCGTACTGGAAAACAATGCCGCCGGCGGCAACGTGGTGATCAACCGCAGCACGGTGAAGAATTTTGACGAAGAGAAAGATTACCTGCAGCCAATTCCTATCCAGGAGCGGCAGCTGAATCCGAAACTGACACAGAATCCCAAATGGGACGACGGCATCAAATAA
- a CDS encoding Crp/Fnr family transcriptional regulator, with product MDFQLLRHFLDNLTPLSPATWDNVRPLFRARTLEKGDYFIWEGQHAREIGFLVEGVIRAFYRNVQGQEYNKHFFTPPCFIGGYASIITGQPNLIQQEALTDCRLLVAPADDFQQLLYTCGDLERMARILAERFFVAKEQREIEIVQLAAEERYRLFRERFPALEASIPQYHIASYLGITPTQLSRIRRKSAGR from the coding sequence ATGGATTTTCAGTTGCTCCGGCATTTTCTCGATAATTTGACTCCCCTTTCCCCGGCCACCTGGGACAATGTACGCCCGCTTTTCCGGGCACGCACCCTGGAAAAGGGGGATTACTTCATCTGGGAGGGGCAGCATGCGCGGGAGATCGGGTTCCTGGTGGAGGGGGTGATCCGGGCGTTTTACCGCAATGTGCAGGGCCAGGAATATAACAAGCACTTCTTCACGCCGCCCTGTTTTATCGGCGGTTATGCATCTATCATCACCGGCCAGCCGAATCTCATCCAGCAGGAAGCGCTGACGGATTGCAGGCTGCTCGTGGCACCGGCGGATGATTTCCAGCAGCTGTTGTATACCTGCGGCGACCTGGAGCGGATGGCCCGCATCCTGGCGGAACGGTTCTTCGTGGCCAAGGAGCAGCGTGAAATAGAGATCGTGCAACTAGCCGCGGAAGAACGTTACCGTTTGTTCCGCGAGCGGTTCCCGGCACTGGAGGCTTCCATCCCGCAATACCACATTGCATCGTACCTTGGCATTACGCCCACGCAGCTGAGCCGCATCCGCAGGAAATCGGCCGGGCGCTGA
- a CDS encoding SDR family NAD(P)-dependent oxidoreductase: MQSYGNTILITGGASGIGLAIARQFHARQNRIILTGRDPGKLARAAASLPGVSTFPADLSDPASIKTLCDYLASDHPGLNILVNNAGVQYAYDFRTGQNIPQNILSETAVNFLAPLQLTARLLPCLSRQTAAAVVFVSSALYIAPKRSAPVYCATKSAIHTFARALRYQLEGSPVKVFDIIPPLVDTAMTASRASGKISPDHLAATFLRLFESDVYEQHIGKARLLQLLARLSPALAGRMLRNG; encoded by the coding sequence ATGCAATCATACGGCAATACCATCCTCATCACCGGCGGCGCCTCCGGCATAGGGCTCGCCATCGCCCGTCAGTTCCATGCGCGCCAGAACCGCATCATCCTGACCGGCCGCGATCCCGGTAAACTCGCCCGCGCAGCGGCTTCCCTTCCCGGCGTCTCCACCTTCCCCGCCGATCTTTCCGACCCCGCTTCCATCAAAACCCTATGTGACTACCTGGCCTCCGATCACCCCGGATTAAACATCCTCGTGAACAACGCCGGCGTTCAATACGCCTACGACTTCCGGACGGGGCAAAACATTCCGCAAAACATACTATCGGAAACTGCCGTCAACTTCCTTGCACCCCTGCAGCTCACCGCCCGCCTGCTCCCCTGCCTTTCCCGGCAAACGGCGGCAGCCGTCGTTTTCGTCAGCAGCGCGCTATACATCGCACCCAAACGCTCCGCGCCTGTGTACTGCGCCACCAAATCGGCCATCCACACCTTCGCGCGGGCGCTCCGCTACCAGCTGGAAGGTTCACCGGTCAAGGTGTTTGACATTATCCCGCCCCTGGTGGACACCGCGATGACGGCCAGCCGCGCTTCCGGTAAAATAAGCCCCGATCATCTCGCCGCCACTTTCCTCCGCCTGTTCGAAAGTGATGTTTATGAACAACACATCGGTAAAGCCCGGCTGCTCCAACTACTGGCGCGCCTTTCGCCGGCACTGGCCGGCAGGATGCTGCGGAACGGATAA